A segment of the Actinomycetota bacterium genome:
CCGACGTTCGTCGTCGGCGACCTGAACTCGCCATCGCACGAGGACTGGATCGAGGCGACCGTCGACCTCCGGCCGCAGATCCGCTTCCCGGTGGCATGGCCGGTCACGCGGTTCCTCGCGAGGAATGGCTTCGTCGACGCGTGGAGGGTGGTGCACCCGGATCCCGCCACGGACCAGGGCCTCACCTGGCCCGCCGGGCGTCCTCGGTCGGACTCGAGCTGGAACCCCCGTCGCGACGCCCCGCACGACCGCATCGACCAGATCTGGTCTGCCGGCCCGGCCACCGCGGTCAGGAGCGACCTCGTGGGTGAACGCCATGGCCCGGGCGTGGGCATCTCCGTGCGCCCGTGGGGGTCGGATCATCGCGCGGTGGTCTCGACGTTCGACGTCACGCCGGGGACGCCGCCGGTGATGGTGTCGCCGGCTCCGCAGCTGGTCGAGGTCGGTGAGGCGGTCGACGTGACCTACCACGCGCCTGGCGGCGACGGCGAGCGCATCCGCATCGTGCCGCGCGCCGGCGATCCGATCGTCGATGTGATCGACTCGCAAGGCACTCCACCCGGCGCGGCCAACGACGGCACGTCGACCTTCGCCACCGGCACGCTCGCCGCCGGCCCCTACGACGTGGTGCTGATCGACGGCGCCGGCGTGGAACTCGCACGTGCGCCGTTCTGGGTCCGCGAACCAGACGCACCTCCGATCCTCGACACGCGATGGCGCCACGGGATCGGCGAGCCGATCGAGATCGGGTTCACACAGGCGCCGGGGAACCGGTTCGATTGGATCGGTCTCTACGCTCGGGGCGGCGATCCTCTCGTCGACTACTACCTCGAGTATCGCTATACGGGAGCGGCGGTGGAGGGCTCGGTGACGTTCGATGTGCTCTTGCCCCCGGGGCGTTACACCGCCTACTACCTACTCACCGACGTGTACCGACAGGTCGCCGGGGTCGACTTCGTCATCAAGCACTGACGCACCGGTAGGCTCCGCGAGCATGAGGAGCGAGTTCGGTGTGGCGCCCGGTGAGCTGCTCGCGGTCGACGTACCGGCCGGCCCGGCGTGGGTGCCGCTGCTCCATCGTCTCTGGTCCGAGCGCGTCTGCTTCCTGCCGCTGGACGAGCGGCTGGCCGAGCCCGAGCGCCGACGGCTGCTCGACCTCGCCCGGCCCGCGGCGGTGATGGGCAGCGGCGGGAGCCTCACCGTCTTCGCAGGGGCCAGCGCGGTCGACGAAGAGACCGCGTGCGTGATGGCGACCTCGGGCACGGGGGGTGAGCCCCGCCTCGTCGAGCTCTCACGCGATGCGGTGATCGCGGGGCTCGGTGGCTCCCGCGCTGCGCTCGAGGCGGCCGGGTACGACGTCTCCGGGCCGCTCGTGAGCTGCCTCACCCCTGCCCACGTCGGCGGACTGCTCGTGCTGTTGCGAAGCGAGGTCGCAGGGGTGCCGGTCACGGTGCACGAGCGGTTCGATGCTGAACGGCTCGCGGGAGCGGCGCCTCCGGGCGCCTCGGTCTCGCTGGTTCCCGCGATGTTGGCGAGGCTCGTTCGGACCGGCGCAGACCTGGGACGGTTCGGCGCGATCCTGGTCGGCGGAGGGGGGCTCGACCCCGAACTCCGCGACCGCACCGAGGCGCTCGGCGCGCGCATCGTGGAGACCTACGGGCTCACCGAGACGAGTGGCGGCGTGGTTTACGACGGTGTGCCGTTCGCAGGCACCGAGGTCCGGATCGGGGACGGCGGGCGGATCGAGGTCCGGGGGCCGACCCTGATGCGGGGCTATCGGCACGACGCCGCGGCCACCGGCGCGGCGTTCGACGTGCGAGGGTGGTTGCGGACCGGCGACGCCGGTGCGATCGACGCCGACGGCCGCCTGCACGTCGCGGGCAGGCTCGACGAAGCGATCCGCACGGGCGCGGAGACGGTCTGGCCGGCCGAGGTCGAACGCGCCCTCGCGAGCCACCCGAAGGTCGCCGAGGTCGGTGTGGCCGGGCGTCCGCACCCGGAGTGGGGTCAGCAGGTGGTCGCCTTCGTCGTCCCTCGCACGATCGACGACCCTCCGTCGCTGGACGAGCTCCGGGATCACGCGAGCGAGACGATCGCCCGACACAAGGTCCCGCGAGAACTGGTGCTGATGCACGAGCTGCCGAGGACGACCGGCGGGAAGCTCCGCCGACACGCCTTCCCACCGCGCTGAGGGGACCGTTCGGACGGTGCCGCGATCAGCGCCGCGTCGTTCCCACTGGGGTGGAGAACGCAGCTACACACTCCCCATCCCATGGAAAAGGGCCCGAGTCCGGGAGGGGTGGACTCGGGCCCTTCGTCGTTGGCGGGCCACCGAGGGGGTGGTGGCTCGCCCTGTCTGTCCATCTCTTCGGCGTCGATGCCTGGGGCGCTACATGCTCGTGCCCCGGTAATCCTGGGTACCGAGCTCCGGGTAGGGGCCGCCGCAGGCGCACGTGAAACGCGAGAGCCTCAGACGGTGATCGCGCCGTGCTTCACGGCGAAGGCCACGGCCTCGAGCTTCGAGTGCACGCGCAGCTTCCCGAGGATGTTCCGCACGTGCGTCTGCACGGTCTGGGGGCTGATGTAGAGCTTCGCCGCGATGTCGTCGTTGCGCATGCCCTCGGCGAGCAGTTGCAGGATCTCGCGCTCGCGCTCCGTGAGGTCGTCGAGCAGCATCGTGGCTTCCCGTTGGATCTCGCGCTCGCGTGCGACCTGTGCGAGCAGCCGCGTCAGCGTAGCCGGATCGATCAACACCTCGCCGTCCGCGGCCGCCTTCGCAGCCGACAGCAACTCCTGCGCGGCCTCGTCCTTGCTGAGGAACCCCGATGCGCCGGCCTCGACCGCCTCCACGAGCAGGCGGTCGTCGTCGTGCGCGGTCATGATCACGACCTTGGTGCTCGGCGAGACCTCCTTGATCCTGCGGGTCGCGTCAATGCCGCTCTGCCCGCCGCCCTTGAACACGATGTCCATCAGCACCACGTCGGGGAGCTGCTCGCTGCAGACCTCGATCGCACGCTCGGCGTCGTGCACCGGATCGGCGACCATCTCGAGGGTGTCGTCGAGTCCGACGACGGTCGCGAGGGCATCGGTGAGGATCTTGTGGTCGTCGCAGATCAGCAGCGTGACCGTGTCGCCCTCACCCACGTTCGGTTCCTTCCCGCGGCAGCCGGATGCGGAGCATCGTACCGCCGCCCGGCCCGTCCTCGATGGATATCTCCCCCCCGTGTTCGGCCACGAGGCCCTTGGAGATGAACAGCCCCAGGCCGGTTCCCTGCACCTCCTCGTAGCCGGCTGGGCGCCAGTGCGGGAACGTCGTGAACACGTGCTCGCGCCTGTCCTCGGGGATGCCGGGGCCACGATCAGCCACCGTGAGGACGGC
Coding sequences within it:
- a CDS encoding response regulator transcription factor, translated to MGEGDTVTLLICDDHKILTDALATVVGLDDTLEMVADPVHDAERAIEVCSEQLPDVVLMDIVFKGGGQSGIDATRRIKEVSPSTKVVIMTAHDDDRLLVEAVEAGASGFLSKDEAAQELLSAAKAAADGEVLIDPATLTRLLAQVAREREIQREATMLLDDLTEREREILQLLAEGMRNDDIAAKLYISPQTVQTHVRNILGKLRVHSKLEAVAFAVKHGAITV
- a CDS encoding endonuclease/exonuclease/phosphatase family protein, with amino-acid sequence MIGRGVRLSSICVALVAIAIASVPAVGHGGDEPAGVVAPTSLRILTFNIEYGGTVVSLESILTAVRRADADVVAFNEVYGKTARLGRLTGYDFVSRRLDLVSRYPIVDAPGSDGRYAFVQLAPGHVVAVANVHLPSSDYGPRRLLDGWSRIAVLREERSGRLPAVRPFVNAMDGLPEAGIPTFVVGDLNSPSHEDWIEATVDLRPQIRFPVAWPVTRFLARNGFVDAWRVVHPDPATDQGLTWPAGRPRSDSSWNPRRDAPHDRIDQIWSAGPATAVRSDLVGERHGPGVGISVRPWGSDHRAVVSTFDVTPGTPPVMVSPAPQLVEVGEAVDVTYHAPGGDGERIRIVPRAGDPIVDVIDSQGTPPGAANDGTSTFATGTLAAGPYDVVLIDGAGVELARAPFWVREPDAPPILDTRWRHGIGEPIEIGFTQAPGNRFDWIGLYARGGDPLVDYYLEYRYTGAAVEGSVTFDVLLPPGRYTAYYLLTDVYRQVAGVDFVIKH
- a CDS encoding fatty acid--CoA ligase family protein; the encoded protein is MRSEFGVAPGELLAVDVPAGPAWVPLLHRLWSERVCFLPLDERLAEPERRRLLDLARPAAVMGSGGSLTVFAGASAVDEETACVMATSGTGGEPRLVELSRDAVIAGLGGSRAALEAAGYDVSGPLVSCLTPAHVGGLLVLLRSEVAGVPVTVHERFDAERLAGAAPPGASVSLVPAMLARLVRTGADLGRFGAILVGGGGLDPELRDRTEALGARIVETYGLTETSGGVVYDGVPFAGTEVRIGDGGRIEVRGPTLMRGYRHDAAATGAAFDVRGWLRTGDAGAIDADGRLHVAGRLDEAIRTGAETVWPAEVERALASHPKVAEVGVAGRPHPEWGQQVVAFVVPRTIDDPPSLDELRDHASETIARHKVPRELVLMHELPRTTGGKLRRHAFPPR